A single Anopheles funestus chromosome 2RL, idAnoFuneDA-416_04, whole genome shotgun sequence DNA region contains:
- the LOC125765275 gene encoding uncharacterized protein LOC125765275 isoform X1, with translation MMPARSCSMVLVVVVALIAGAASGASIASNLVEEERPRIATSEELLSSIVNECFDGASVMGCLKGKVLLYLDGMLGLRQEEARAFDDGNVDEVIFDRVGRVLATHEIRVQLPEDTVVSYRADKGLDIDVLPAGLATEAARGHLLKKKLLLPVLLLLKLKMKALMPIFLGLIGLKAMKALMLSKLAITLVLGFLIAQLVKKSGLGMPMSMMPMMPPAPAAEYGAPVPASSTPASSYEPSSWESSSGPYSRLWEPSTSGSSHSLAYSSYYPSSSGSSSYTAYNAGSSSSSSVGSGSSSSSSSPSSGSSSSPSSSSNAAHAY, from the exons ATGATGCCGGCTCGATCCTGTtcgatggtgttggtggttgTGGTGGCACTGATTGCTGGTGCTGCTTCTGGAGCCTCGATCGCGTCCAATTTGGTCGAGGAAGAGCGACCCAGAATCGCGACCAGTGAGGAGCTGCTGTCTTCGATTGTGAACGAGTGCTTCGATGGTGCGTCGGTCATGGGTTGCCTGAAGGGCAAGGTTCTGCTGTATCTGGACGGTATGCTGGGACTGCGACAGGAGGAAGCACGTGCCTTCGACGATGGTAACGTGGATGAAGTGATCTTCGATCGTGTTGGACGTGTTCTGGCTACCCACGAAATCCGTGTCCAGCTGCCTGAAGATACCGTTGTGAGCTATCGTGCCGACAAAGGTTTGGACATCGATGTGCTGCCGGCAGGACTTGCGACTG AAGCGGCCCGTGGTCACTTACTGAAGAAGAAACTCCTGCTTccagtgttgctgctgctgaagctgAAGATGAAGGCACTGATGCCGATCTTCCTCGGGCTGATCGGACTGAAGGCAATGAAGGCGCTCATGCTGTCCAAGTTGGCCATTACGCTTGTGCTCGGTTTCTTGATTGCGCAGCTCGTGAAGAAGTCGGGACTCGGTATGCCAATGTCGATGATGCCAATGATGCCACCAGCACCGGCCGCTGAGTATGGAGCGCCGGTACCTGCCTCTTCCACGCCTGCCTCCAGCTACGAACCATCGTCCTGGGAGTCATCCTCCGGACCGTACTCGCGTCTCTGGGAACCATCTACGTCTGGATCGTCTCACAGCCTCGCCTACAGCTCGTACTATCCTAGCTCGAGTGGCTCGAGCTCGTACACGGCTTACAATGCTGGTTCCAGCAGCTCCTCGTCCGTCGGCTCCGGTagctcttcctcttcctcctctccTTCCTCAGGATCCTCATCCTCTCCCTCTTCCTCGTCGAATGCAGCACACGCTTACTAG
- the LOC125765275 gene encoding uncharacterized protein LOC125765275 isoform X2, whose amino-acid sequence MMPARSCSMVLVVVVALIAGAASGASIASNLVEEERPRIATSEELLSSIVNECFDGASVMGCLKGKVLLYLDGMLGLRQEEARAFDDGNVDEVIFDRVGRVLATHEIRVQLPEDTVVSYRADKGLDIDVLPAGLATVLLLLKLKMKALMPIFLGLIGLKAMKALMLSKLAITLVLGFLIAQLVKKSGLGMPMSMMPMMPPAPAAEYGAPVPASSTPASSYEPSSWESSSGPYSRLWEPSTSGSSHSLAYSSYYPSSSGSSSYTAYNAGSSSSSSVGSGSSSSSSSPSSGSSSSPSSSSNAAHAY is encoded by the exons ATGATGCCGGCTCGATCCTGTtcgatggtgttggtggttgTGGTGGCACTGATTGCTGGTGCTGCTTCTGGAGCCTCGATCGCGTCCAATTTGGTCGAGGAAGAGCGACCCAGAATCGCGACCAGTGAGGAGCTGCTGTCTTCGATTGTGAACGAGTGCTTCGATGGTGCGTCGGTCATGGGTTGCCTGAAGGGCAAGGTTCTGCTGTATCTGGACGGTATGCTGGGACTGCGACAGGAGGAAGCACGTGCCTTCGACGATGGTAACGTGGATGAAGTGATCTTCGATCGTGTTGGACGTGTTCTGGCTACCCACGAAATCCGTGTCCAGCTGCCTGAAGATACCGTTGTGAGCTATCGTGCCGACAAAGGTTTGGACATCGATGTGCTGCCGGCAGGACTTGCGACTG tgttgctgctgctgaagctgAAGATGAAGGCACTGATGCCGATCTTCCTCGGGCTGATCGGACTGAAGGCAATGAAGGCGCTCATGCTGTCCAAGTTGGCCATTACGCTTGTGCTCGGTTTCTTGATTGCGCAGCTCGTGAAGAAGTCGGGACTCGGTATGCCAATGTCGATGATGCCAATGATGCCACCAGCACCGGCCGCTGAGTATGGAGCGCCGGTACCTGCCTCTTCCACGCCTGCCTCCAGCTACGAACCATCGTCCTGGGAGTCATCCTCCGGACCGTACTCGCGTCTCTGGGAACCATCTACGTCTGGATCGTCTCACAGCCTCGCCTACAGCTCGTACTATCCTAGCTCGAGTGGCTCGAGCTCGTACACGGCTTACAATGCTGGTTCCAGCAGCTCCTCGTCCGTCGGCTCCGGTagctcttcctcttcctcctctccTTCCTCAGGATCCTCATCCTCTCCCTCTTCCTCGTCGAATGCAGCACACGCTTACTAG
- the LOC125766085 gene encoding uncharacterized protein LOC125766085, whose protein sequence is MEHDDLTVQGGRMTSQREGHETPSIDRPAEHDNVVAVNTTPSCSAQVPVAVEGSPQSEGRLSHRGEQTMQTPWGYFPVRYTNVGTPNVTPQIARPLPNQKSTSTQNDHTQPDFAGGVNDGASNSAMANTHRTVTPGWLMTSEQELRRKQLELDRSKIEVQQRLVELRERELELLKIGRVDTREPRTELEKASAWLLNKENGVSIDAAERPIGTFEKVQRSRYADNPTTATRNPATLYEATTPCDPDFREWQRALDELLSRDPRNRHKTTHGNGNNFGHSTLAQPFGHEYQHGTSAQTHAQFYGHSTSSPPRVQDRGYNTFAQPHGPVHQASAFTHPHTIAPGTHPYNPLTDGHAGTFGYSGYTFLSQSQIAARKASGRELPTFSGSAEQWPLFIASYEHSTAVCGYSDDENLMRLQKALKGAALEAVSSLLLLPSGLKDAIATLKLRFGRPDVIVDALIEKVRSMPAPRADRLETLADFGFAVRNMCATIRASGLPEYTCNVVLMKELVSKLPPTTCIEWARHQQRLPSVTLTEFGSWISDLAEALSRVVPVRSDGPSDTDRRRSGKPSRPEQRHPTTTHMNMHATAPSGKYAPPTPKCSACQGECASLVDCQRFLEMTVAARKEHVSECKLCRKCLKCHKGWCHLKTLCGLNGCEAMHHKLLHGALSTSNAPEKHCLTHSGSNDRTLFRYVPVMIRGKDGRVVHTFAFLDEGSSSTFMDHSLMEELGLSGMSRPLCLKWTGDTTKDEKASVQLAVQISGAYKGAPVHDLAKVHTVANLALPSQSIDMQQLEAAYPHLKRLQLTSYANAVPRLLIGVDNCRLGKSLKCIEGRMNEPIASKTRLGWIIYGPCPIATANVTGGHRNFHICRCEGNNDDLLTAEVKAYPSLDSLGITKLPRQLKSKHDEQALPIRSEETKLQGDRFETGQRWKYDDNRLPCNQTAALKRHVIPKLTKTPDLTPSRWFNEPSFLWDPESNWPMWKRLLRAVGYVVRFIANVRRAMRRHIFLGGPLTQKERAQAECILFSRIQADVYARELCCLKREPARSRPWKSRPRYKFSPVAHEVVRMRGRLSGSLNVSETLRQRGVIFTCRTSRAMHLEMAHLLITASCIMAIRRFVRGGKPWEMISNFVGSARELDEALQAVDVDALMAEFAGTDMKWSFNPPAAPHFGGCWERLVRSVKKVLGQFNLPRNPTDEVLMSAFTEIEVDINSRLLTYVPSKPPVVFTEGGAVVKSAWRAAQHFAGLFWKRWIAEYLSRLTRRSKWFENVRPIQLGDTVVAIDNCLPRNSWPKARVIAVFRAEDGKVR, encoded by the exons ATGGAACACGACGATCTGACGGTGCAAGGCGGGCGTATGACGAGCCAGCGAGAGGGCCATGAAACACCCTCGATTGACCGGCCGGCAGAGCACGACAACGTAGTCGCGGTGAATACGACGCCATCGTGTTCAGCTCAAGTACCCGTGGCCGTCGAAGGATCGCCCCAGAGCGAAGGGAGGCTAAGCCACCGAGGCGAGCAAACTATGCAAACCCCGTGGGGATATTTTCCGGTAAGATACACGAACGTCGGTACGCCGAACGTGACACCGCAGATAGCCCGGCCGCTCCCTAACCAGAAATCGACAAGCACACAAAACGATCATACGCAACCGGACTTCGCGGGAGGCGTCAATGATGGCGCATCCAACTCAGCGATGGCGAACACTCATCGGACAGTGACCCCTGGCTGGTTAATGACCTCCGAGCAGGAACTACGAAGGAAGCAGCTTGAGCTTGATCGTTCTAAAATCGAAGTGCAACAACGTTTAGTGGAACTCCGCGAGCGTGAGCTGGAGTTATTAAAAATAGGTCGAGTAGATACGCGCGAACCACGTACCGAATTGGAAAAGGCGAGTGCATGGCTGCTGAACAAAGAAAATGGTGTTTCTATTGACGCTGCGGAAAGGCCCATCGGAACCTTCGAAAAGGTCCAACGCTCTCGATATGCGGATAACCCGACCACAGCCACACGAAACCCAGCAACGTTATACGAAGCAACTACGCCATGTGATCCGGATTTCCGGGAGTGGCAACGCGCGCTCGATGAACTTCTGTCGCGAGATCCTCGCAACAGGCACAAGACGACGCACGGAAACGGTAACAACTTTGGACACAGCACTTTGGCACAACCATTCGGACACGAGTATCAACACGGCACAtcggcacaaacacacgctcaATTTTACGGACACAGCACCTCTTCACCACCCCGCGTACAAGATCGCGGATACAACACTTTCGCACAGCCTCACGGACCCGTTCACCAGGCTAGCGCATTTACACATCCACACACGATCGCACCTGGAACTCACCCGTACAACCCGTTGACTGATGGACATGCAGGAACGTTCGGATATTCCGGATACACATTCTTGAGCCAATCCCAAATTGCCGCACGAAAGGCCAGCGGAAGAGAGTTGCCTACCTTCTCAGGATCGGCAGAACAGTGGCCACTCTTTATTGCAAGCTACGAGCACTCTACGGCGGTCTGCGGTTATTCCGACGATGAAAACCTGATGAGGTTGCAGAAAGCGTTGAAAGGAGCTGCATTGGAAGCGGTGAgttcgttgctgttgctgccatCGGGATTGAAGGACGCTATAGCCACACTCAAGCTGCGCTTCGGTAGACCAGATGTGATTGTGGACGCGTTGATAGAGAAAGTGAGGAGCATGCCAGCACCAAGAGCCGATAGACTGGAGACTTTGGCCGACTTTGGATTCGCGGTACGAAACATGTGTGCGACCATCAGGGCGTCTGGGCTGCCCGAATACACATGCAACGTAGTCCTGATGAAGGAGCTGGTATCGAAACTGCCGCCGACGACCTGCATCGAGTGGGCGAGACATCAACAGCGGTTACCCAGCGTAACGTTGACGGAGTTCGGGAGTTGGATCAGCGACCTGGCAGAGGCTCTTAGTAGAGTGGTTCCCGTAAGATCTGACGGACCGTCAGACACAGACCGCCGGCGCAGTGGGAAACCTTCACGACCAGAGCAGCGTCATCCGACCACCACGCACATGAACATGCACGCTACAGCCCCGAGCGGTAAGTACGCTCCTCCTACACCTAAATGTTCCGCATGCCAGGGAGAGTGTGCAAGCCTAGTTGATTGTCAACGTTTCCTCGAGATGACGGTAGCTGCAAGAAAGGAACACGTAAGTGAATGTAAACTGTgccgaaaatgtttaaaatgtcATAAGGGTTGGTGCCATCTTAAAACGCTCTGTGGTTTGAACGGCTGCGAGGCGATGCATCACAAGCTGCTTCATGGGGCCTTGAGTACCAGTAACGCGCCGGAGAAGCACTGTTTAACGCACTCCGGCTCAAATGATCGCACCTTGTTCCGGTATGTCCCGGTAATGATACGTGGTAAAGACGGCAGAGTGGTTCACACATTCGCGTTTCTCGACGAAGGATCATCGTCGACCTTTATGGACCACAGTCTGATGGAAGAGTTGGGTTTGAGTGGTATGTCCCGGCCGTTGTGTCTCAAGTGGACAGGAGATACAACCAAAGATGAAAAGGCCTCCGTCCAATTAGCGGTGCAGATCTCTGGTGCGTACAAAGGGGCTCCCGTACacgacttggctaaggtgcacACCGTTGCCAATCTAGCGTTACCCTCACAGTCGATTGATATGCAACAATTGGAAGCAGCGTACCCACACCTGAAACGTCTGCAGCTAACTTCTTACGCAAATGCTGTACCTCGACTTCTAATTGGTGTAGACAACTGTAGATTGGGAAAATCTCTAAAATGTATAGAAGGAAGGATGAACGAACCAATTGCATCAAAAACGCGCCTGGGCTGGATTATATACGGACCGTGTCCAATTGCAACCGCTAACGTGACTGGAGGTCACAGAAACTTTCATATTTGCAGATGCGAGGGAAACAACGATGATCTGCTGACGGCTGAGGTCAAGGCATATCCCTCTCTGGATTCGCTCGGTATCACTAAACTTCCGCGTCAACTCAAATCCAAGCACGATGAACAGGCGTTGCCGATACGTAGCGAGGAAACGAAGCTGCAGGGTGACAGGTTCGAAACAGGACAACGTTGGAAATACGACGACAACCGCTTGCCGTGTAACCAAACTGCCGCCTTGAAACGCCACGTGATCCCGAAGTTGACAAAAACACCGGATCTAACACCAAGTCGCTGGTTCAACGAGCCGAGTTTCCTATGGGACCCAGAGTCGAACTGGCCGAT GTGGAAAAGGCTTCTGCGAGCAGTAGGATATGTGGTAAGATTCATTGCTAACGTCCGTCGTGCCATGCGGAGACACATCTTTTTAGGAGGACCACTAACGCAGAAGGAACGGGCGCAAGCTGAGTGTATTCTGTTTAGCAGAATACAAGCAGATGTTTATGCACGCGAGCTATGTTGCCTGAAAAGGGAGCCAGCCCGGTCGCGGCCATGGAAGAGCAGACCGCGTTACAAATTTTCGCCGGTAGCACACGAAGTAGTGAGGATGCGAGGACGACTATCCGGTAGCTTGAACGTCAGCGAAACACTCCGCCAAAGGGGAGTTATATTTACCTGTCGGACGTCCCGAGCGATGCACCTGGAGATGGCTCATTTACTGATCACGGCTTCCTGTATCATGGCGATTCGACGTTTTGTTCGAGGTGGAAAACCCTGGGAGATGATTTCGAATTTCGTCGGTTCGGCACGGGAACTGGATGAGGCACTTCAAGCTGTTGATGTCGACGCGCTGATGGCTGAATTTGCTGGCACGGATATGAAGTGGAGCTTCAACCCGCCGGCTGCCCCACACTTCGGCGGATGCTGGGAGCGGTTGGTCCGCTCTGTAAAGAAGGTTCTAGGTCAGTTCAATTTACCACGGAACCCGACGGATGAAGTCCTGATGTCCGCGTTCACCGAAATCGAGGTCGACATCAATTCGAGACTACTGACATACGTACCATCGAAGCCGCCCGTCGTATTTACCGAAGGTGGTGCCGTCGTGAAATCAGCTTGGCGAGCCGCTCAGCACTTCGCCGGCTTATTCTGGAAGAGGTGGATAGCCGAATATCTTTCTAGGTTGACCCGTCGATCGAAGTGGTTCGAAAACGTGCGGCCAATCCAGCTGGGTGACACAGTAGTAGCAATCGATAACTGTTTACCGCGCAACAGTTGGCCAAAAGCTCGTGTGATCGCGGTATTTAGGGCCGAAGATGGTAAAGTGAGATAG